Proteins from a single region of Paraflavitalea devenefica:
- a CDS encoding RagB/SusD family nutrient uptake outer membrane protein, with protein MKKICFIAIVSLTCSCSKQLTEDPQGLVVGSIALSNQAGLESALTGAYGSLMVPWESGFTSVAQIAMSMGGDDLTTHPGSNKEEFREFDRFSVADLNSRMVPIWRGCYKTIQSTTNIINNYTKVQDGTEATIKAIVGEAYFLRGLCYYWLTRFWGAVPIIPSEQYQSAYLNLKKSEPAEIYKLIEADLQKAEEWVPDTKRGQGRPNKGSVKALLADVYLTQGGWPIKDAAKYALAAAKAKEVIDKKATYNFDLYQGGFLKIFAGGTTEDVFTLFTRGQWITYNSFYGLSTMPENEGGWSDFFPELNFFNNFPAGSRKDATFSTSFVVSGNTISWQETTTKHPYYKKFTIQSGTKATYMSNSPVLLLRYAHVLLIYAEAQARSGGVNADAYSAINAVRQRAGLSDLPAGLADNDFINAVIDERAWEFAGEWNRWFDLVRLERVEAANANKHAEDLQPTGPITKEDYVLPIPGADAMINPNL; from the coding sequence ATGAAAAAGATCTGTTTCATTGCAATAGTATCCCTGACCTGTAGTTGTTCCAAACAATTGACGGAAGATCCGCAGGGATTAGTAGTAGGATCAATAGCCCTGAGTAACCAGGCGGGGCTGGAATCAGCGCTTACCGGCGCTTACGGCAGCCTGATGGTGCCCTGGGAAAGCGGCTTTACCAGTGTGGCGCAGATAGCCATGTCGATGGGCGGGGATGACCTTACTACCCATCCAGGTTCCAATAAAGAAGAGTTCCGCGAGTTTGACCGCTTCAGCGTGGCTGACCTCAACAGCCGCATGGTGCCCATCTGGCGCGGCTGTTATAAAACCATACAGTCTACCACCAATATCATTAACAACTATACGAAAGTACAGGACGGGACAGAAGCAACCATTAAAGCCATTGTAGGAGAGGCGTACTTTTTACGTGGATTGTGTTATTACTGGCTTACCCGGTTCTGGGGCGCTGTGCCCATTATTCCTTCTGAACAGTACCAGTCGGCCTATCTTAACCTTAAAAAAAGCGAGCCGGCAGAAATATACAAGTTAATAGAAGCCGACCTGCAAAAAGCAGAAGAATGGGTGCCTGATACTAAACGCGGGCAGGGTCGCCCCAATAAAGGTTCTGTGAAAGCATTGCTGGCCGATGTATACCTTACGCAGGGCGGATGGCCTATTAAAGATGCTGCTAAATATGCGCTGGCAGCCGCCAAGGCAAAAGAAGTGATAGATAAGAAAGCTACTTACAATTTTGATCTTTACCAGGGTGGCTTTCTGAAGATATTTGCCGGCGGCACTACAGAAGATGTATTCACCTTGTTCACCAGGGGGCAATGGATTACTTATAATTCATTCTATGGCCTCAGCACCATGCCCGAAAATGAAGGTGGCTGGAGCGACTTCTTCCCGGAGCTGAATTTCTTCAATAACTTCCCTGCAGGCAGCCGGAAAGACGCTACTTTTTCTACCAGCTTTGTCGTGAGCGGCAACACCATCTCCTGGCAGGAGACCACCACTAAACATCCTTATTACAAGAAGTTCACCATTCAGTCCGGCACCAAGGCCACGTATATGTCCAATAGCCCGGTTCTTCTGCTACGCTATGCCCATGTGCTGCTCATTTATGCCGAAGCACAGGCCAGGAGCGGCGGCGTGAATGCCGATGCCTATAGCGCCATTAATGCGGTGCGCCAGCGTGCTGGTTTAAGCGATCTTCCTGCCGGCCTGGCTGACAATGATTTTATCAATGCCGTCATTGATGAACGGGCCTGGGAGTTTGCCGGTGAATGGAACCGCTGGTTCGACCTGGTGCGGCTTGAAAGGGTGGAAGCAGCCAACGCCAATAAACATGCGGAGGACCTGCAGCCTACCGGCCCCATCACCAAAGAAGATTATGTATTACCTATACCCGGCGCCGATGCGATGATCAATCCTAATTTATAA
- a CDS encoding family 16 glycosylhydrolase produces MKPIMTNLPVQGKATVLSLLSHKRTTFLTLIMLLGWLLGGQAQAQFLLLDDMEGHGPCSGRWTYYAGNTTTGKVEFSIPNPAVTGLNTSSQVARFTKDTTSFEWMSASCSLPDSFDLSTNSVFKMMVYSNVIEDVMFKLQPGSNYSKAVFLTYRIKNVNTWEEAVFDFKSVKNRTDFNTLVVQFIDGRKANGILHFDLVQGPDRVNVSLADNRISMGQEQGAVIQATVHNNTFDTVLNQANWVAQQLPPGVTIDSLHRVNDTTVNIVLAGNSPANYSRFTFKLIIAGSELGGSGAAQYTALGNVVFEGNPNYTLIFEDQFNGTGVPDLTKWTVDPRPKGWINGEQQVYTDTSYDNARVRNGSLVITGKKDYPNYNTTEPWSSARLITRNKVDFKYGKVEVRARLPRAKGSWPAIWLMPTVDTYGAWPKSGEIDIMEHVGNNFGTVLSTVHTQNNNWTNGGHLSASKLIPDADTVFHVYALEWSEDSLRFTYDGVKVYTYVNPKTDWKDWPFDQKFHIILNVAIGGGMGGAITEAHWPDSMLVDYVRVYQKGLGTPVLDSIVVSPANRAFVAGRKYQYTAKIFDQNDFPMNLTPVWSITGAGNCITAGGLATIQSEGVIKATAIYNGDTLSATANATIRAANYKPVPARIEAEAFDYSNTTRTEPALDTSGVLNVSFIGSSSFMEYDIQAPWTGSYRLQLRVAVNTASTVKVMMGDTLLTTMKLPASGGWQNWITVTSEPFQMPGGKKTLLIQSTTSGWNFNWLKVIKATDVSLSRIVVTPDSTSVFVGGKKPFKAAAYGSDSSRFDVPFTWSVPATGGVMDYKGVFTASNTPGGYLIKASYKSKSGYAKVKVLAAPQLASIKVVPDSLTVPFGASQQYTAKGYDQYGSTFAFTGSTWSVTGSGNTVTQAGAVTAGTEPGTFTVTATKDSISGTATFYTGYGCTFNKRYEAEISTSRSGVPTLEPTTDTSGGQNFTGLAYNHWFGYSVLAIPVKGRYNVSFRVLTTAPAKVKLANTGITYGIISLPNTNGQWATITDTMTLPSMSYANVIVHQGSFKFNWFSIDNCAVPPAPDSNSSIIARMATVPGDEVSKQQTLRVYPNPVQETVTIETGNHHFHTLKLLDMNGRLLRQWTVPAGNTRLTRNLGNLPGGNYMLRLEGKSAPASIQIIKL; encoded by the coding sequence ATGAAACCGATAATGACCAACCTCCCTGTACAGGGGAAGGCTACAGTATTGTCTCTACTTTCCCATAAAAGAACAACATTCCTCACACTGATCATGCTCCTTGGCTGGCTGCTGGGCGGCCAGGCACAGGCCCAGTTCCTGCTGCTGGACGATATGGAAGGACATGGTCCCTGCTCGGGCAGGTGGACGTATTATGCCGGCAATACCACTACAGGTAAAGTAGAGTTTAGTATACCCAATCCCGCTGTGACAGGACTCAACACCAGCTCGCAGGTAGCCAGATTTACCAAAGACACTACCAGCTTTGAATGGATGTCGGCCAGTTGCAGTCTGCCCGATTCCTTTGATCTTAGCACCAACAGCGTTTTCAAAATGATGGTGTACAGCAACGTGATAGAAGATGTTATGTTCAAGCTGCAACCCGGCAGCAATTATAGCAAAGCGGTGTTCCTGACCTATCGCATCAAGAATGTCAATACCTGGGAAGAAGCCGTCTTTGATTTTAAAAGCGTTAAGAACAGGACCGACTTTAACACCCTTGTAGTCCAATTCATAGACGGCCGGAAAGCCAACGGCATCCTGCATTTCGACCTGGTGCAAGGCCCCGACCGGGTAAATGTCTCCCTGGCCGATAATAGGATTTCCATGGGACAGGAACAGGGCGCCGTTATACAGGCAACGGTGCATAACAATACTTTTGATACGGTATTGAACCAGGCAAACTGGGTAGCGCAGCAACTGCCGCCTGGCGTTACAATTGACAGCCTCCACCGGGTGAATGATACCACGGTGAATATTGTACTGGCTGGTAACTCACCAGCCAACTATTCCCGCTTCACCTTCAAACTTATCATTGCCGGATCGGAGCTGGGCGGCTCCGGCGCCGCACAGTACACAGCATTGGGCAATGTAGTTTTTGAAGGCAATCCCAATTACACCCTTATTTTCGAAGATCAATTCAACGGCACGGGCGTGCCCGACCTCACCAAATGGACGGTAGACCCGCGCCCCAAAGGCTGGATCAACGGAGAGCAACAGGTGTATACGGATACTTCTTACGACAATGCCCGTGTACGCAATGGTAGCCTGGTGATCACCGGTAAAAAGGATTATCCCAATTACAATACGACTGAGCCCTGGTCTTCAGCCCGGCTCATTACCCGCAACAAAGTAGACTTCAAATATGGCAAGGTGGAAGTGCGGGCACGCCTGCCCCGTGCAAAGGGCTCCTGGCCGGCCATCTGGCTGATGCCTACCGTCGATACCTACGGCGCCTGGCCCAAGAGCGGTGAGATTGATATTATGGAGCATGTAGGGAATAATTTCGGTACCGTGCTGTCTACCGTTCACACACAGAATAATAACTGGACCAATGGCGGCCACCTCTCCGCGTCAAAACTCATCCCCGATGCGGATACCGTGTTCCATGTATATGCGCTGGAATGGAGTGAAGACTCCCTGCGCTTCACGTATGATGGCGTTAAGGTGTACACTTATGTGAATCCTAAAACAGACTGGAAAGACTGGCCTTTCGATCAAAAGTTCCACATCATCCTCAATGTAGCCATCGGTGGTGGTATGGGTGGAGCGATCACAGAAGCCCACTGGCCCGACAGCATGCTGGTAGATTATGTACGTGTTTATCAAAAAGGACTGGGTACGCCGGTGCTGGACAGTATCGTGGTAAGCCCCGCCAATCGCGCTTTTGTAGCCGGCAGGAAATATCAATACACGGCAAAGATCTTTGACCAGAACGATTTTCCGATGAACCTTACGCCGGTATGGAGCATTACAGGTGCAGGTAATTGCATTACCGCAGGTGGATTGGCCACTATCCAGTCGGAGGGTGTTATAAAGGCCACCGCTATCTATAATGGCGACACCTTATCCGCCACCGCCAATGCTACCATCAGGGCCGCGAATTACAAGCCTGTACCGGCCAGGATTGAAGCAGAAGCTTTTGATTATTCCAATACCACCCGTACGGAACCTGCGCTCGATACCAGCGGCGTGCTGAACGTAAGTTTCATTGGTTCGTCCTCTTTCATGGAGTATGATATTCAGGCGCCCTGGACAGGTAGTTACCGCCTCCAGCTTCGGGTGGCTGTTAATACGGCCAGTACGGTGAAAGTGATGATGGGTGATACGTTGCTTACTACCATGAAACTGCCGGCCAGCGGAGGCTGGCAGAATTGGATTACTGTTACTTCCGAACCTTTCCAGATGCCGGGAGGTAAAAAGACCCTGCTGATACAATCCACCACCTCCGGCTGGAATTTTAACTGGCTGAAGGTGATCAAGGCTACGGATGTTTCGCTGTCACGCATCGTGGTGACGCCCGACAGCACCAGTGTTTTTGTAGGTGGAAAGAAACCGTTCAAGGCAGCGGCTTATGGCAGCGACAGCAGCCGTTTTGATGTTCCATTTACCTGGTCTGTGCCTGCAACGGGCGGTGTGATGGACTACAAAGGCGTGTTCACCGCAAGTAATACCCCCGGTGGCTATTTAATAAAGGCATCCTATAAAAGTAAGAGCGGCTATGCAAAAGTGAAGGTATTGGCTGCGCCGCAACTGGCCAGCATCAAGGTAGTACCGGATAGCCTTACCGTTCCGTTTGGCGCTTCCCAGCAATATACAGCTAAAGGATATGACCAGTATGGCAGCACCTTCGCGTTTACCGGCTCTACCTGGTCGGTAACAGGAAGCGGCAACACCGTTACACAGGCCGGTGCGGTGACTGCAGGCACTGAGCCGGGTACTTTTACGGTTACTGCTACGAAAGACAGCATCAGCGGAACGGCTACCTTCTATACCGGTTACGGATGTACTTTCAACAAGCGCTATGAAGCAGAGATCAGTACCTCACGCTCCGGCGTGCCTACACTGGAACCTACTACCGATACCAGCGGGGGCCAGAATTTCACCGGTCTTGCCTATAACCATTGGTTTGGTTATAGTGTGCTGGCCATACCGGTAAAAGGCAGGTACAATGTGAGCTTCAGGGTGCTGACCACTGCACCGGCCAAAGTGAAACTGGCCAATACCGGCATAACGTACGGTATCATCAGCCTGCCCAACACCAATGGTCAATGGGCTACCATTACGGATACGATGACACTGCCGTCGATGAGTTATGCCAATGTAATTGTGCACCAGGGCAGCTTTAAGTTCAACTGGTTCTCGATTGACAATTGCGCTGTACCACCTGCGCCGGACAGCAACAGTTCTATCATAGCCAGGATGGCCACTGTACCCGGCGATGAAGTGAGTAAGCAGCAGACACTACGGGTCTATCCCAACCCGGTACAGGAAACGGTCACCATTGAAACCGGCAACCATCACTTTCATACGCTGAAGCTGCTGGATATGAATGGCCGTCTGCTCCGTCAATGGACAGTACCGGCAGGTAATACAAGACTCACCAGGAATCTGGGTAATCTTCCCGGCGGCAATTATATGCTGCGCCTGGAAGGGAAGTCTGCACCGGCTTCTATACAGATCATTAAGTTATAA